From the genome of Vigna angularis cultivar LongXiaoDou No.4 chromosome 11, ASM1680809v1, whole genome shotgun sequence, one region includes:
- the LOC108332961 gene encoding LOW QUALITY PROTEIN: putative leucine-rich repeat receptor-like protein kinase At2g19210 (The sequence of the model RefSeq protein was modified relative to this genomic sequence to represent the inferred CDS: inserted 3 bases in 2 codons) — MGMLSSFVGVLVLLILIQAKGQPGFISIDCGAEAGVNYTDSVYGINYVSDADFINTGVSQTIASEELKRRSSQRQLWRLRSFPEGKRNCYKISVTGGSKYLIRTTFLYGNYDGRNMLPEFDLLLGPNSWDTVTIFNASRFQSYEIIHVPSLDFVQICLVNTGNGTPFITAIEFRTLKNEAYVTQFGSLELYKNWRCDLGSDMIYRYSYDAYDRFWVLCDFKEDWTRINASIPDDSLNQTEEPPAIVMSTAVTPANDSAPLVISWKPEHETDQFYVYMHFKELQVLTTNQTREFNIMLNAAESWFSNCSPRNYRTIYSTSARSGKELKFSLERTEKSTLPPIINAIEIYRVIDLQKPETFQEDVDAITTIKSVYALKNDWQGDPCAPLAYLWDGLNCSYHANDSLRITTLNLSSSGLSGKIDPSISNLTMLEKLDLSNNSLNGEIPDFLSQLQHLKILNLEKNNLSGLIPSALHRDSLTLSVDQNPYLCEPDQCNRNIHKKSIVTPLVASVGGVLILLIAVAAILWTAKRRKVKGDSTALTVEKDQSEKSPQYTEQDDSSLQSQKQIYAYSDIDKITDNFTTVVGKGGFGTVYLGYIEDTPVAVKMLSPSSVRGYQQFQTEVKLLMRVHHKNLTSLVGYCNEGTNKCLIYEYMANGNLQQHLSGKRSKRNFFSWEKRLRIAVDAASGLEYLQNGCKPPIFXRDIKSTNILLNEHLQAKLSDFGLSKIIXNVYVHKLLAENKLSCILSYRYYLTNRLTEKSDVYSFGVVLLEIITSQPVIAKNQEKTHISEWVRSLIAKGDINAIVDSRLEGDFDSNSVWKAVEIATACVSPNPNRRPIISVVVNELKESLAMELARTEDRNTNTSYSVKQVIRNLNTESLPQAR, encoded by the exons ATGGGAATGTTATCGAGTTTTGTAGGAGTTCTGGTTCTTCTCATTCTCATTCAAGCTAAGGGCCAACCAG GATTCATCAGCATAGATTGCGGAGCTGAAGCAGGTGTGAACTATACTGATTCAGTATATGGCATAAATTACGTTTCGGATGCAGATTTCATAAATACCGGTGTGAGTCAGACAATAGCATCTGAAGAGCTCAAGAGACGAAGTAGTCAACGACAACTGTGGAGGCTGAGAAGCTTCCCGGAAGGAAAAAGGAACTGCTACAAAATAAGCGTCACAGGAGGCTCTAAGTATCTCATACGCACTACTTTTCTGTACGGAAATTATGATGGCCGAAATATGTTACCAGAGTTTGATCTTCTTCTCGGACCTAACAGCTGGGATACAGTCACTATATTCAATGCATCAAGGTTCCAGTCCTATGAGATCATTCATGTACCTTCACTGGATTTCGTACAAATCTGTCTAGTGAACACAGGCAATGGCACACCATTTATAACAGCCATAGAATTCAGGACTCTGAAAAATGAAGCATATGTCACTCAATTCGGATCACTGGAACTTTACAAAAACTGGCGTTGCGATTTGGGTTCGGACATGATCTACAG GTACTCGTATGATGCTTATGATCGTTTCTGGGTTCTCTGTGACTTCAAGGAAGATTGGACACGGATAAATGCTTCGATTCCCGATGATTCTTTAAATCAGACCGAAGAACCGCCAGCTATTGTGATGAGCACTGCAGTTACACCAGCAAATGATAGTGCTCCGTTGGTAATAAGCTGGAAGCCAGAACATGAAACTGACCAATTCTATGTGTACATGCACTTCAAGGAACTTCAAGTGTTAACCACGAATCAGACAAGAGAATTCAACATCATGCTGAACGCTGCTGAATCATGGTTTTCAAATTGTTCTCCACGGAACTATAGAACTATATATTCGACGTCAGCCCGTAGTGGGAAAGAACTTAAATTTTCACTGGAGAGGACTGAAAAATCAACCCTGCCTCCCATCATCAATGCCATTGAAATTTACAGAGTAATAGACTTACAGAAACCAGAAACATTTCAAGAAGATG TTGATGCGATTACTACCATCAAGTCGGTTTATGCGCTAAAAAATGATTGGCAAGGCGATCCATGCGCCCCTTTAGCCTATTTGTGGGATGGTCTCAATTGTTCTTATCACGCAAATGATTCTCTAAGAATCACAACTTT GAATTTATCTTCCAGTGGATTGTCTGGAAAGATTGATCCTTCAATTTCAAATCTCACCATGCTGGAGAAATT GGATTTATCAAACAATAGCTTAAACGGTGAAATTCCTGATTTTCTGTCACAACTACAACACTTGAAGATCTT AAACTTAGAGAAGAATAACCTCTCCGGTTTAATTCCCTCAGCACTTCATAGAGATTCCCTCACACTAAG TGTGGACCAAAATCCATATCTATGTGAACCTGATCAATGCAACCGGAATATACACAAGAAAAGCATTGTTACACCCTTGGTAGCATCTGTTGGCGGGGTTTTGATTCTTCTGATAGCAGTGGCAGCTATATTGTGGACTGctaaaagaagaaaagtgaAAGGTG ATTCAACAGCTCTGACGGTAGAAAAGGATCAGAGTGAGAAATCACCGCAATACACTGAACAAGATGATTCATCACTGCAATCCCAAAAGCAGATATATGCATACTCTGACATCGATAAAATCACCGACAATTTCACTACAGTTGTTGGTAAAGGAGGATTTGGAACAGTTTATCTGGGCTATATCGAAGACACTCCAGTTGCAGTGAAAATGCTTTCCCCATCTTCTGTTCGTGgttatcaacaatttcaaacagag GTTAAACTTCTTATGAGAGTTCATCACAAAAATTTGACCTCCCTTGTTGGTTACTGTAATGAAGGAACAAATAAGTGTCTCATATACGAGTACATGGCTAATGGAAACTTACAACAACATCTCTCTG GTAAACGAAGCAAAAGAAATTTCTTCAGCTGGGAAAAGAGACTTCGTATAGCAGTGGATGCAGCCTCAG GATTGGAGTATCTGCAAAATGGTTGTAAGCCACCAATATT CAGAGACATAAAATCTACAAACATCTTGTTGAATGAACACCTCCAAGCAAAATTATCTGATTTTGGTCTATCCAAAATTA TGAATGTTTATGTTCACAAACTTCTAGCAGAAAATAAATTGAGTTGCATTCTGTCCTACAGATACTACCTAACCAATAGATTAACAGAGAAGAGCGACGTTTACAGCTTTGGTGTTGTGCTTTTAGAGATAATCACAAGTCAACCAGTGATAGCAAAGAATCAAGAAAAAACCCACATAAGTGAATGGGTTAGGTCCTTGATTGCAAAAGGTGATATCAATGCCATTGTTGATTCAAGGTTGGAAGGAGACTTTGACAGTAACTCAGTTTGGAAAGCTGTAGAAATAGCAACGGCATGTGTATCTCCAAATCCCAACAGAAGGCCAATCATAAGTGTGGTGGTGAATGAACTGAAGGAGTCTTTAGCAATGGAATTAGCTCGAACTGAAGATAGAAACACTAATACAAGTTATTCAGTTAAACAGGTCATCAGGAATCTGAATACAGAATCTCTTCCCCAGGCCAGGTAA
- the LOC108332943 gene encoding LOW QUALITY PROTEIN: probable LRR receptor-like serine/threonine-protein kinase At1g51880 (The sequence of the model RefSeq protein was modified relative to this genomic sequence to represent the inferred CDS: substituted 1 base at 1 genomic stop codon), producing the protein MGMSSSFLVTFVGVLLKSQLPFIFLHVYVFGFISIDCGAPEDVTYTESTTGINYTSDANLINTGMSKSIETNLKQQYQRQMWSLRSFPEGKRNCYKISVTRASKYLIHTTFLYGNYDGRNMLPQFDLLLGPNRWDTVTIDDASTDQSNEIIHVPSMNYVQICLVDTGNGTPFISAIEFRTLKKNTYVTQFGSLQLYNFLRCDLGSTKVHRYPDDIYDRYWYSGSSWNACNFGENWKPLNASIPDDSLSQTDYKPGATIMSTAVEPQNDSAPLVIRWEPEHETDQFYVYMHFTEILVLTTNQTRQFNIMNGESWFQNCSPIYHGMNTIYSISGTSGKEIKFSLERTENSTLPPIISAIEIYRVIDLQKPETFQGDVDAITTIKSVYALKRDWQGDPCAPSAYLWNGLNCSDHGNDSPRITTLNLSSSGLSGKIDPSISNLTXSYLASRDLSNNSLNGEIPDFLSQLQHLKILNLEKNNLSGLIPSALHRDSLTLSVDQNPYLCEPDQCNKKKNKKNNSIVTPLVASVGGVLILLVAVAAIFWTAKRRKVKGDSTALTVEKDQSEKSPQYTDQDDSSLQSQKQIYAYSDIVKITNNFNTVVGKGGFGTVYLGYIEDTPVAVKMLSPSSVRGYQQFQTEVKLLMRVHHKNLTSLVGYCNEGTNKGFIYEYMANGNLQEHLSGKRSKRNFFSWEKRLRIAVDAASGLEYLQNGCKPPIFHRDIKSTNILLNENLQAKLSDFGLSKIILTDGETHVSTVIAGTPGYLDPEYYLTNRLTEKSDVYSFGVVLLEIITSQPVMAKNQEKTHISEWVRSLIAKGDIDAVVDSRLEGDFDSNSVWKTVEIATACVSPNPNRRPIISVVVTDLKESLTMELARTEDRSTNTSYSVKQVIRNLNTESLPQAR; encoded by the exons ATGGGAATGTCATCGAGTTTCCTTGTTACTTTTGTAGGAGTTCTA cTGAAGTCTCAACTGCCATTCATATTTTTGcatgtttatgtttttggattCATCAGCATAGATTGTGGAGCTCCTGAGGATGTGACCTATACTGAGTCCACAACAGGCATAAATTATACTTCAGACGCAAATTTGATTAATACTGGTATGAGTAAGTCGATAGAAACTAATCTCAAACAACAGTATCAGCGACAGATGTGGAGCCTGAGAAGCTTCCCGGAAGGAAAAAGGAACTGTTACAAAATAAGCGTCACAAGAGCCTCTAAGTATCTCATCCACACTACTTTTCTGTACGGAAATTATGATGGCCGAAATATGTTACCACAGTTTGATCTTCTTCTCGGACCTAACCGCTGGGATACAGTCACTATAGACGATGCATCAACTGACCAATCCAATGAGATCATACATGTACCTTCAATGAATTATGTGCAAATCTGTCTGGTTGACACAGGCAACGGCACACCATTTATATCAGCCATAGAATTCAGGACTTTGAAAAAGAATACATACGTCACTCAATTCGGATCATTGCAACTTTACAATTTCCTGCGCTGCGATTTGGGTTCAACCAAAGTCCACAG GTACCCGGATGATATTTATGATCGTTACTGGTATAGTGGTTCTTCCTGGAACGCCTGTAACTTCGGCGAAAATTGGAAACCACTAAATGCCTCCATTCCCGATGATTCTTTAAGTCAGACGGATTACAAGCCCGGAGCAACTATCATGAGCACCGCAGTTGAACCACAAAATGATAGTGCCCCGTTGGTAATAAGGTGGGAGCCAGAACATGAAACTGACCAATTCTATGTGTACATGCACTTCACGGAAATTCTAGTGTTAACCACCAATCAGACAAGACAATTCAACATCATGAATGGTGAATCATGGTTTCAAAATTGTTCTCCAATCTATCATGGAATGAATACTATATATTCGATATCAGGCACCAgtgggaaagaaattaaattttccCTCGAGAGGACTGAAAATTCAACCCTCCCTCCCATCATCAGTGCCATTGAAATTTACAGAGTAATAGACTTACAGAAACCAGAAACATTCCAAGGAGATG TTGATGCGATTACTACCATCAAGTCAGTTTATGCGTTGAAAAGAGATTGGCAAGGCGATCCATGCGCCCCTTCAGCCTATTTGTGGAATGGTCTCAATTGTTCTGATCACGGAAATGATTCTCCAAGAATCACAACTCT GAATTTATCTTCCAGTGGATTGTCGGGAAAGATTGACCCTTCAATTTCAAATCTCACCT GAAGTTATTTGGCTTCCAGGGATTTATCAAACAATAGCTTAAACGGTGAAATTCCTGATTTTCTGTCACAACTACAACACTTGAAGATCTT AAACTTAGAGAAGAATAACCTCTCCGGTTTAATTCCCTCAGCACTTCATAGGGATTCCCTCACACTAAG TGTGGACCAAAATCCATATCTATGTGAACCTGATCAATGcaacaagaagaaaaacaagaaaaacaatagCATTGTTACACCCTTGGTAGCATCTGTTGGCGGGGTTTTGATTCTTCTGGTAGCAGTGGCAGCTATATTTTGGACCGCTAAAAGGAGAAAAGTGAAAGGTG ATTCAACAGCTCTGACGGTAGAAAAGGATCAGAGTGAGAAATCACCGCAATACACTGACCAAGATGATTCATCACTGCAATCCCAAAAACAGATATATGCATACTCTGACATCGTTAAAATCACCAACAATTTCAATACAGTTGTTGGTAAAGGAGGGTTTGGAACAGTTTATCTGGGCTATATCGAAGATACTCCAGTTGCAGTGAAAATGCTTTCCCCATCTTCTGTTCGTGGTTACcaacaatttcaaacagag GTTAAACTTCTTATGAGAGTTCATCACAAAAATTTGACCTCCCTTGTTGGTTACTGTAATGAAGGAACCAATAAGGGTTTCATATACGAGTACATGGCTAACGGAAACTTACAAGAACATCTCTCTG GTAAACGAAGCAAAAGAAATTTCTTCAGCTGGGAAAAGAGACTTCGTATAGCAGTGGATGCAGCCTCTG GATTGGAGTATCTGCAAAATGGTTGTAAGCCACCAATATTCCACAGAGACATAAAATCTACAAACATCTTGTTGAATGAAAACCTCCAAGCAAAATTATCTGATTTTGGTCTATCCAAAATTATCCTAACAGATGGGGAAACTCATGTGTCAACTGTTATTGCTGGTACTCCTGGTTATCTAGACCCTGA ATACTACCTAACCAATAGATTAACAGAGAAGAGCGACGTTTACAGCTTTGGTGTTGTGCTTTTAGAGATAATCACAAGTCAACCAGTGATGGCGAAGAATCAAGAAAAAACCCACATAAGTGAATGGGTTAGGTCCTTGATTGCAAAAGGTGATATCGATGCCGTTGTTGACTCAAGGTTGGAAGGAGATTTTGACAGTAACTCAGTTTGGAAAACTGTAGAAATAGCAACGGCATGTGTATCTCCAAATCCCAACAGAAGGCCAATCATAAGTGTGGTGGTGACTGATCTGAAAGAGTCTTTAACAATGGAATTAGCTCGAACTGAAGATAGAAGCACTAATACAAGTTATTCAGTTAAACAGGTCATCAGGAATCTGAATACAGAATCTCTTCCCCAGGCCAGATAA